CTCAGCGATTCCTTCCTTGAGTCCCTTGCCGCCCACGATAAGACGCAGCGGGATCCCGATGAGGTCGGCATCTTTGAATTTGAAGCCGGGACGTGCGTCGCGATCGTCCATGAGCACGTCAATCCCGGCGTTTTGGAGCTCGGTGTAGATTTCCTCGGCGTGTTTCATGACTTCGGGGTCAGATACATTGAGAGGAATGAGTTCGACTTCATAAGGGGCGATGGAAACGGGCCAGATGAGTCCGTTTTCATCATGGCAGGTTTCTGCCAGGCCAGCGACGATGCGATTCACGCCGATCCCATAGCATCCCATGATCAAAGGATGTCGCTGTTCTTTTTCGTCGAGGAATTCGGCGTCGAGCGACTCGCTGTATTTGGTTCCCAGTTTGAAGACGTGACCAACTTCGATTCCATGGACGAACTCAAGGTGGGATTCACATTTCGGGCAGGGGTCGTCAGCCTCTGCGTTGCGAAGGTCAAAGCTCGTGTCGAACGAGAAGTCTCGTCCGGGAATCACTCCAGTGGTGTGCTTGTCGGCAGCATTGGCCCCGACGACAGCGACGGGCATCAAAGCGACATCGTGATCGACGAGAGTTGTGATTTTGATGTCGACCGGTCCGGCGAATCCGACGGGAGCGTTTGTCGACTTCTCGATCGTTGCGTTGTCGGCCATTTCAAGTGATTTGGCCCCCAAGGCTCTGCGGATTTTTCCGTCGTTGGCCTCGTGGTCCCCGCGAAGCAGGACAGCGACCGGTTTTTCATCAGCAACGTAGATCAGTGTTTTGATCATCTCGCTGGGTTGAATCTTTAAGAAGCTGGCGACCGCTTCGATGCTTCCCAGCCCGGGCGTGTCGACAGTTTGTGGTGCTGGCTTGTTTTCGTCGGGAGTGGGTTTTTGAGGTTGGCGCCCGGTGTCGGCTCTTTCGAGGTTGGCTGCGTATCCGCAAGACGTGCAGCGAACGATTCGATCTTCTCCGTTTTCGGCGGGAATCATGAATTCGTGAGAAGCATCTCCCCCGATCGGGCCGCTTTCTGCTTCGACGGGGATGAACTCGAGTCCGCAGCGAGCGTAAATACGGCAATATGCATCGTACATCTTCTGATAGGACTCGTTCAGCTGTTCGACTGTTGTCGCGAAGCTGTAGGCGTCCTTCATCAGAAATTCGCTGGTGCGGAGAACTCCGAATCTCGGCCGCTCTTCATTTCGGAATTTCGTTTGGATCTGATAAACGGTGATTGGAAGTTGTCGGTAGCTGCTGATGAGTCGCGACATTAAGTCGGTCACGACTTCTTCGTGGGTTGGTCCGAGTGCCAGGTGGACATTGTGGTCACGCCGGCGGATCGGGAAGTTGATGAGTACGTTTCCGAAAGCGTCTCGTCGTCCGGTTCGCTCGAAAAGTTCAATCGGCTGGAGGGCTGGCATGGAGAGTTCCACCGCTCCGGTGCGGTCCATTTCTTCACGGACGATTTCCGCGGCTTTTCGAATCGCACGTGTTCCGAGCGGAAGATACGTGTAGGCACCGGCCATGAGTTGGCGAATGAGGCCAGCGCGAAGCATGAGCTGATGGCTGGGGATCTCGGCGTCCGCCGGAATCTCTTTCATGGTTGGGATTAGTGTTTGTGACCAGCGCACTCGTCTATCCTCAATTGTCAGTCGTTTTCGTCAGACTGTGTTACAGAATGGTTTTGGGACGTTTCGTTGTGTTTGTGAACTCGCCTGAGACGGCAGGGGCCGAACTTGCTCTCGCGCGTGGACGATCGTTTCGCCGGAAGACGTTCCTCAGACTAGTGTTTGAG
The sequence above is drawn from the Thalassoglobus sp. JC818 genome and encodes:
- a CDS encoding proline--tRNA ligase, whose translation is MRWSQTLIPTMKEIPADAEIPSHQLMLRAGLIRQLMAGAYTYLPLGTRAIRKAAEIVREEMDRTGAVELSMPALQPIELFERTGRRDAFGNVLINFPIRRRDHNVHLALGPTHEEVVTDLMSRLISSYRQLPITVYQIQTKFRNEERPRFGVLRTSEFLMKDAYSFATTVEQLNESYQKMYDAYCRIYARCGLEFIPVEAESGPIGGDASHEFMIPAENGEDRIVRCTSCGYAANLERADTGRQPQKPTPDENKPAPQTVDTPGLGSIEAVASFLKIQPSEMIKTLIYVADEKPVAVLLRGDHEANDGKIRRALGAKSLEMADNATIEKSTNAPVGFAGPVDIKITTLVDHDVALMPVAVVGANAADKHTTGVIPGRDFSFDTSFDLRNAEADDPCPKCESHLEFVHGIEVGHVFKLGTKYSESLDAEFLDEKEQRHPLIMGCYGIGVNRIVAGLAETCHDENGLIWPVSIAPYEVELIPLNVSDPEVMKHAEEIYTELQNAGIDVLMDDRDARPGFKFKDADLIGIPLRLIVGGKGLKEGIAEIKWRTGGEAEKIPLNEAANNAINKIVDERKRLAAQ